One bacterium DNA window includes the following coding sequences:
- a CDS encoding glycosyltransferase: MKPKLSILLTTPAPSSGTKLLTDTMASLAGQSDPRFEVICYGRMDQIKTLCREFSFIPVEADTDHRSQALNAALQRVQGDYVLICNNSSNLIEFKKSATAFYIMVMERNPLCPLLYADYDLIDHGEIKPRKLLEWHPGRLTDSWDMGYCLLFRSSFLQEIGFCDERYRYNPLYDLRLKAFERGHLVHISNRFNGAPYRVQAAEQGLDVFAYLKTGKEVQQELEVIVTEHLRRIGAYLAAGQNYHSVHYSAEEEAAFRTCIASVVIPVFNRPEFIGAAIESVQAQTVQNIECVVVCNGGAEDPTVVQVQRYLPGGDRYDPHKPAVRLLVHDLNVLGLCFNDALQSSKAKYYVQLDSDDLLFPQAVEKILQVYDQDDRIGMVIGSYQVFEKTADGTIQPVLVDGKPFVVTHDEWSEENGRNNLL, from the coding sequence ATGAAGCCGAAACTTTCCATTCTCTTGACCACGCCGGCGCCTTCTTCCGGCACAAAGCTGTTGACCGATACCATGGCCTCTCTGGCCGGGCAATCCGATCCCCGGTTTGAGGTGATTTGCTACGGCCGGATGGACCAAATAAAAACCCTGTGCCGGGAGTTCAGCTTCATCCCTGTGGAAGCGGATACAGATCACCGCAGCCAAGCCCTGAACGCCGCGCTGCAGCGGGTGCAGGGCGACTATGTGCTGATCTGCAACAATAGCAGTAACTTGATCGAATTCAAAAAATCGGCCACAGCGTTTTATATCATGGTTATGGAGCGCAATCCGCTGTGTCCGCTGCTGTACGCGGATTATGACCTGATCGACCATGGTGAGATCAAACCGCGCAAATTGCTGGAATGGCACCCTGGCCGACTGACCGATTCCTGGGACATGGGTTATTGTCTCCTGTTCCGCAGCAGCTTTTTGCAGGAGATCGGCTTTTGCGATGAGCGCTACCGGTACAACCCCCTGTACGATCTTCGCCTGAAGGCGTTTGAACGCGGCCATCTGGTGCACATCTCCAACCGTTTCAACGGCGCGCCCTATCGCGTGCAGGCGGCGGAACAGGGGCTGGATGTGTTCGCCTATTTGAAAACCGGTAAAGAGGTACAACAGGAGCTGGAGGTCATCGTGACCGAGCATCTGCGCCGCATTGGCGCTTACCTCGCCGCCGGACAGAACTACCACTCGGTTCACTACAGCGCGGAGGAGGAAGCGGCGTTCCGCACCTGCATCGCCAGCGTGGTCATTCCGGTTTTCAATCGACCCGAATTCATCGGCGCGGCTATCGAATCGGTTCAGGCCCAGACCGTGCAGAACATCGAGTGCGTCGTTGTCTGCAACGGCGGCGCCGAGGACCCCACAGTGGTGCAGGTTCAACGCTATCTGCCCGGCGGCGACCGCTATGATCCGCACAAACCGGCCGTGCGGCTGCTGGTGCACGATCTCAATGTGCTGGGCTTGTGCTTCAACGACGCCCTGCAGAGCTCAAAAGCCAAATACTATGTTCAACTGGATTCAGACGATCTGCTGTTTCCGCAAGCGGTGGAAAAAATTCTTCAAGTGTATGACCAGGACGATCGCATCGGCATGGTGATCGGCTCTTATCAGGTGTTTGAAAAAACAGCCGACGGCACCATCCAGCCGGTGCTGGTCGACGGCAAACCCTTTGTGGTAACCCATGATGAATGGAGCGAAGAAAACGGCCGCAACAACCTGCTCC